The sequence AGTAACTACTCCCTTGATACCTTTTATGGATTAGGTCAACTCTATATTAATGATGAACGTTTCACAAAAAATATAGATCAGTATGGTGAGGGTTTAGCAAAACTCATGATTGAGGCGATGAAGGTCTTTACGAATAATCAAATAAGAGGTGGTAGCAATGAAAATAATAATTGAGGATACCATTGAACAATACGAAAAATTGTTTTCAATGGAAGAAGATAAAGAAAATTTTTATCGGTACTCAATGATGAAGCCCTTTGAAAAGATGTGGAATATGATTAATGTTCCATTAAAGGCTAAGCAACCTAATGGGTATGATGTAATAATGGCTACAAATATGCTTGGTTATCTTAATGTATCAGATACTCAAATTGGAAGACAAGCATTAGAAAGTTTAAAAGAAATTCAGGCTCTTCAAACAGCACATAGCACTTTAAATCATTGTATTAATTTTATTGAAAAAAATAATATAAATATTAATGCTGATGAATTGAGATTTGGTATGTATATAGCTGACCCGAAGAAGCTCGAATTACAAAAAGGTTATTGTGGTTTTGGAGGAATTCCAGGGTTTATTCAAGTATCTATTTACCCAAACTCCTATAATATTCCAAGGATTCCTGCTGTAATTGCACATGAATTCCATCATAATATCCGTTTTTCATATTTTGATTGGGATCATGGAGACGTTACCGTTGGTGATTACTTAATTATAGAGGGTTTAGCTGAGTCATTTGCAAAAGAACTTTATGGAGAAGATCTTTTAGGACCTTGGGTTACATCTTTTGATAAAGAGGACTTGGAGTATTCAAAAGAAGTTATAAAGGATGCTTTAGATATTAAAGGGTTTGCTGAGGTCAGCAGTTATATGTTTGGTGATACCATTGCAAAAGAACAAGGCTATCAACCTGTTGGCTTATCACCATTTGCTGGTTATGCAGTAGGCTACCAAGCAGTACAATCTTTCATGGAAACCAATAATGTGGGGATAGTAGAAGCTACCTTACTTGGCACAGATGAAATACTAAGCAATTGTGGACTGTTTTCTAAATAACCTGTTTGTACTAATGAAGGCATTACTGCGATAGCTAAGTAATGCCTTTCTTATTTAAGTGCAATTCATATGATTTTCTTATTAAATGCTCAATAAAACAAAGGGAAATGGAATAATGACAATTAATATGCTCAATCTACCAAGTTTTAAGATTCTTGATATGAAGGAGAGTGAATATGATTATAGGTTCTTAGTTGAAACTACATTGCCATCTCCTTCTTATTGCCCAAAATGTGGTACAGTTGCTAATCTATATAAGCATGGTAAAAAGGAACAATTATTCTTTGATTTGCCGATGCATGCTAAACGAGTTGGCATCTTCGTTAAAAATGTAATGGGTATGGGGATACATTCTTTGAATGTATCCCAGATATTGATGAAGGGCGTTCTGTTACCAATAGGCTAATTTAATTGGGTTCAAGGAGCAAGCAACCAGAATTTTATATTTAATAACTAATTGAGGACAAAAAAGATGTTGTATATAGCATAAAAAGGAATTCAAATGCCTATGTGGTGTTTAAACAGAATAAACTCCCCACGAAGCGATAAATGACGTATAAATATCATATGGTACTTGCTACCTCTATCTATTCTATTACTCATTCCAGTACAGGGGAGACCAATCGATTAGTAGAATCCACTGAAGGAGAAAGATCGTTCGGTTATGTCAGTTAGTAATCTTTACCTTCCGCCGTCAATGAAGGCTTATTTATGTGAATTCCCATTAAATCTCCTGTAAGCATTGCTAACTTCGGTAATCTTCTTAAGCGTGAATGTAAAAGCCAAACGATAGAAACAAATAGAAATCCTAACCCTGCAAAAGAAAATGTTAGAGTACTACTGGTTACACTAGCAACATAACCACCAACTATGGAACCAATTGGCATAGCAATCGCACTCATACTACCAGATACTGTATTTATACGCCCCAAGAGTTCGTGTGGAACTACGGTTTGTAACGTTGTTGCAAAAATGACATTTGTACCACCAATGGGAATCCATGCAAGAGCAAAACATACTATAGCGATAGATGTAATCGGAAATATTGCTGCAAGGATCCACAATAGTGCACTAAAACAAAAGGATATTGTTACAAAAATACCTAACCGAAATCTTCCCATCCACGATCCGCATAATGCACCAACTAATCCACCAACAGACATAGCTGCCAAATAAAAACCGTAAAACATCGGACCTCCCCGTACATCTGCAAGGGATGGCAAAATTGCCATAGCAGCCCCGATACAAAAATTTGCAACAATCGAACCAATTAAAAATACAGCAATTAATGAACGATAAACAACACGAAATCCTTCCTTTAAGTCAGTAATATATTGCAAAATCTTCTGTTTTCCAGTTCTGCTATCTTTTTGTTCAACCTTTCTAGGCAATTGTATCTAACTAAACAATATTGCTGCCATCGCAAAAATAATGGAATCGGCTAGATATAACAAAACTACTCCAAAAAAAGTGACAAGAATACCTGAAATAGCATTAAACACTAGATCAATTCCCTGATAGGCAAAAGCAAAATAAGAATTACCTTTAATTAAGTGCTTTTTTTCTAAAATGATAGGTAATGCCTTTGTTTGTGATGGATAAGCGAATTGCTGAATAAATGAAGCGATTGGCATAATGATTAATACAAGCTGAACTGTTAACAAGTCAAAATAGTATGTGATTGGAATTAAGAAAATCAATAATGTTTGAAGTAGTTGGGTAACGATTAACGTTTTTTTTACTTGCCATTGATCTACAAAAGGACCGGTAATAAACTGTAATGAGGAAGGCAAAAGCGTTAGAAATCCCGCAAGTCCTGTGTAAAATGCATTTCCACCCAGCTTATAAACGAGCCACATTGTAGTGACATAATACAAACTGTCCCCAATATTTGTTACAACCCTACCGATTAATAAAAATAAATAATTTCTGTTCTTAAAAATATCCATCCAACTCTTTCCCCTTATTCTTTCTCATCCGTTTGAAAACCAACGGTAGTAATATAATATTTATTTTTCTTACCCTTTGATTGTAGGCCCATATGGTGTAACTCTTTTAAAAGAGCATAATACTTTATTTTCCATTGTGTAAATTGCTCTTCCGTTGCCTCCAGTTCCCAAGTAGAAGAAATAAAACGTCGTTCCAATGGTTTTTCATTCGGTTCTCTTGTTTCGAAGGATTCGGCGGGAGCTTCCCTAATTTCTTGTTTGGCACGTTCTAGAATTCCATACATTAATTGTTTGGTTGTATCTCTTATTTCCTTTTTTCTCGGAAGAAGTTTTTCAGAAATTTGGAAATCAGCCGCCACTGCTTGGTAAAACTTCTGTACAATACCATTTTTTTCTTCCGTTTTTACGATTTGGACTAACCCATTTTTCTCCAATTCCTTTAGGTGGTAATGGATCTTCCCGCGTGCGATTGACAAAATCTCAGAAAGTTGTTGACCAGTATAAGCACGCATCACCAAATGCATCATCATTTCGGCACGTAACGGATCACTTAATGCTTTTAACTGATTAAAATCATCAATAATCAAATTATTTTTCATCTCTTTAATAACCACCCTTTGTAAAATAAACTAAAACGGTTAAAAATATTTGACTGTATTATACTATAAAAAATTAAAAAAAGGAAATGAATAACTGCAACAGAATCTGTCAAGTATTTACGGGAGCTATTCTCACCTTTAAGTTTTATAACCATATTTTTCTAAAAAAACAGGAAATATTTATTAGGAAAAATCACTTTTTCTTATCAATGAACTTCAACTATAAATTTAATCGGAAAGACAGAAATCCCTTTGGATTTCATGATGTCTGTGATAATAAATCTTGAAGAAATTTAAAGAACTATCCTCTAACCGTCATGTGTATCCCTATCTGTATCGTCTAAAACCCTGCAAAAATAAGTAGCACTTTCCATATAGTTTATATTGATTGCTACTTGCCAGAACAGACATATGTCTCAAAGGAATATTATTATTTATCATTTTCGTTTTTTTGCTACTTCAAAGTGAAGGATTTCTTGTTCTCATAAAACTATTATTCTTTTAATAAAATATTCATTCCAATCTTTTAATCATCAACTATTTATCAAAATAATTAAACCAACAATAGCCATAATCCACGACAATGTTGCTCCCTGGTTTTTCTCTAACCTCAATTTTATTTTCATTAATGGTTCCCGAAGCCATTGTTTAAATAATAAATGTATTCCAATAAGAATGAGCGGTGGAAGTACCATAATGAAGTTATAACCTGCTAGTATGGGAATCCATTGAAATGGATTTAATTTGACTGTTGTCATGATGCCGATAGCCGCAAAATAAGGTAATGCTGTCCCGACTTCAATTAAACCAGTCATTAAGCCAAGCATAACCATGGCCAACATACTTTTCGACTTCGGTTTATATGTTTTAGGGGTGGATTTAGCTGGTACAAAAAAACTCCCAATAAATAGCCCCAAACCTAAATAAAACATAAATTGACTGAGTATAACACTTTCATCGAAACTCGGAAACTTATGGAAAATACTTCCAACCCCCATCATTAAAAATATTCCTACAGTAAAATAAAAGATGCCAACCGTTAACAGATAAGCAAATAACCTTCTGATTAATCGCTCCTCTTCCATAAGTAGCATATAAACAGTTACACTTAACGTTGTCGGACTCAATGTGTCCACTAAAGCTAATATGCCTATCGGAATTAAAAATTCAAAACTCACTTTATATCATCCTTTTCTTGCATTATTGGCTAAATATTCACAATAATGATTTTTACACAATAAACACAAAACACTTAATAGGATAGGAAAAGTACGTCAATTATCGTATAGAAATATTCCCCGAGGCTGTTTTTATTCCAATAAAATAAATTCCTTCATTTGCTTTCCCTTCAATCGATTTATCATTTTGCTTTTCTATGTCAATTGGTACAGTAATTGTTTGTAACCCACTTGCTGTCTTTGTCTGTAATTCAATGTCCGGTTGTATCGTATTCAACGATACAACTACGTTTCCGCTCGATGTTGTAATATTTACATCACTATGGAAATCCTTGAAGTCTAGTGTAACATTCCCGCTTTTCTCATTTACTTCGATATTTGTTGTTTCAAGGTCTTCCGATGTTACATTTCCGGATGTTCCATTAATAATAACTTTTCCTGTAAAATCTTTTGAAATCTTGACTATGAGTTGATTATTTAAATTAATTTTCGGACCAATGTTAAAGATCCTTTTCTCCATAGATATGGATACTTCATTTGCCTTTTCGGATACATCAATATTTTTATTTGAGTGTAACACTTCTAAATTTGACTGTTCTACACTGATTAGATGAACATTTTCACTTCCATGGTCAATGTAAATAGTATCAATACCATCAAGATCAATTGAGTGTACAACTTCTTCTTGATTAAAATTACATCCCGTTAACAATATCATGCTAAAAATAAATTTTTATAAAAATCCATCTATTCTACCTTGAACAATTTTACAGATGAAACTTCAATGTCGCTTATTTTCATAAAAATCCCATGCCTCTTCTATTAAATTTAATATATCCTGTTCTATCGGATAAAAGCCCATCTTTGTTGATTTTTCTGGTGATTTACGTATTTCCCATAATTTATTAAAAAAATCATCATTTTCACCAAATGTATCTATTGCCTTTTCATACATACAATGTATAATTTGCTGAATTTCTGGAGAATTAGCACCCTTATGTTTGAATTTTTTCAAATCAACCAAATAGGAAATCCATTCAAGAGAGTGCGGATCATCACTGTCCATTTTCGGTAATTTGTTAAGTAATTTCCTTTCACCTTGATGAAAATATTTATCACGAAATATATTTTGTTGTTCATTTTTACTCTGATACAATTGAATTAATTTATTTATATATGTCAAATCAACCGAATTCTCAATTTTTAGGGTGTTTAAGAGTCCTTTTAGCGTTTTTTCTATTTGAATAATTCTTTGTTTTTCTTGCAAAATATAGTTTAACTGATTTTTTAGTCCGATCTCCCAATCCCAGTTTTTATCAGATAACATCTCCTTTATCTCGATTAAACGAAATCCTAAAGATTTTAAAAATTGGATTTCCTGAAGTTTTTTTATCTCCTTTTCACTATATAATCGATGCCCACCTTCTGTTTTTCCAGCTGGAGGCAATAAATTTATTTCATCATAATAACGCATTGTTCGAACAGAAACTCCAGTTTGTTTTGTTAATTCTTTAATTGAAATCATTTCCCTATCACCTCATTCTGACTATAAGTATATAAGATTACGTTACGTCACTTTCAAGTATCTCTCCTGGTCTTTGCTCAAAATATTTTTATTCCCATATAAATTGCAATGCACCAAATTAATATCGCAGAAATTTTATTTATCCATTTTAGAATAGTTCCATTTTTATTAAATCGGCCAACTCTTTTCCCAGCATAGCTAAGGCAAAGAACCAAACCCAAGAAACTACAATACACGCAATTGTAAAAATCCATTTTTCATGATTTTGATAGAGCAATGAGTTCGTCCCAATTACCCCTATCGTATCCAAAATGGCATGTGGATTTAGTAAGGACACGGAAGCAGCAAACGTAATTTGCCTTTTTGGAGAAAATTGTTTATTTTCTGCATCGTTCAGTTCAGATCTATCCTTCCACATTAGCCAACCTATATATATTAAGAAAATAAATCCTATTGTATATAATAAAACACGAACCCATTCAAAACTTAAAAATAATAATCGATACACCTGCTACTGCCAATGAAATAAGAATCGTATCACAAATACCAGCCGTTATAACAGCTGGAAATGCAGACATAACTTTTATGAGTTGCTCCTTGATTAAAAATATTTCGTACTCCTAAAGGAATTATTAATCCAAAAGCTAAAATGATTCCATGAACCAAGGCTTCCATCTTTTTCCCTCCCATCGTATTTTAGAATAAGAGAATTTACTCTGTTTGTCTCCAACCAATTGGTTGGAAAAATAGCCAACCATTTCATATAATTATTAAAAATACGAGGAGGGTTGAAAGATGGGTAATATAGAATGGAAGCCGAAAAAATCCTCATCATTACCTTTACATCTACAAATCTACAATTACATAAAAAGGAAAATTTTGAATGGAGAATGGTCTATTGGAATGAAGTTACCGTCACAAAGAAACTTAGCAAAACAGTTTGATGTTAACCGAAGTACAATTATTATGGCTCTTGAAGAACTTTCCGCAGATGGTTTAATTGAATCGAAAGTTGGAAGTGGTACAACAGTAATAAATAATACTTGGGGAGTTCTAGCATCGTCACCTCCTCCTAATTGGATTGATTATGTACGTTCTGGTATTCATAAGCCCAATAATAACAGCGTACAAAAAATTAATGAGGCTGAAACAAATCCTCATATAATTCGACTAGGAACCGGTGAACTTTCCCCCGAACTGTTATCTTGTAATCAACTAACAAAACTGTTGCAAATGGATATGAGAAGTAACCTATCTTTAGGGTATGAAGGACCTTAAGGGAGCATTCACCTCAGGGAAACAATTTGTGATTATTTAAAAGGAAAGGGCATCGAAACTTCGCCTTCATCTATATTGATTGTTTCCGGCGGTTTACAAGCTTTACAATTGATTTCAATCGGTCTGTTACAACGGGGTTCAGTTATTTTTCATGAATCACCTTCATATCTTAATTCTATTCATGTTTTTCAATCTGCCGGCATGAATTTATTCGGTATCCCTATGGATGAGGAAGGGATCAAATATGCATCCATTGGTCGTTTAAAACGACAGCACAACCCTGCTTTAATCTATACAATACCATCGTTCCACAATCCAACAGGCACTCTAATGTCTGAAAGAAGGAGAAAACAACTTTTGGAAGACTGTCAAAAAGCTTCTCTTCCTATAATTGAAGATGATGTTTATGGTGATTTGTGGTTTGAACAACCACCGCCTAAACCACTAAAAGCAAATGATAAGCAAGGTAGTGTACTTTATATTGGAAGTGTATCTAAGACATTCAGTCCAGGCCTGCGGATTGGCTGGATTGTTGGGCCCGAACCTGTTATCAACCGTCTTGCTGACATTAAAATGCAAACAGATTACGGCTCAAGTTCTATTTCACAATTTTTAGTAAATAAATGGCTTAAAAATGGGTATGAAGAGGACTTAACTTTAGTTAGGAGTGAATTAAAATGTAGAAGGGATTATATGATTGAAATTTTAAATACTTATTTTTCTAATATAGCTACATGGAATATTCCAAGTGGGGGATTTTATATTTGGCTAAAAATCACTCCTAGTATTTCCACTAGGAAGTTATTTGAAAAAGCTATTCAAGAGGGAATACTGCTAAATCCAGGTAATATATATGATAAGGACGATCATAGACATTTACGGTTGTCCTATTCCTATGCAACTTTAGATCAAATTAAAAAAGGCCTCAAAAGAATATCGGAATTAATCATTGAAATGATGTAGAATCTATGAAACGATTATAACTTATGTATTAGTGTATTATACCGGTTTAAAATCCTTAAATTGAGTTACTGGTTCGTGAAGTAATTTCAAACAATTTCCTTGGTATTAAGATAGGCAGAACAAGGACTTTCCAATTCCTACTATAGTTAGAAAGTCCTTTTCACTTATCTCCTTTTATAATATGAAAGCTATATAGTTTTCATTTAGTTAATACGAGTTACCATGGTAGAATATTCTCCAGTCTCTACAGTATAAGAATCAAATGTGGATATTAAAATCTCTTCCATAAATGAAAGGCCTGGCGCATAAATAAAACTTCCACCAATTTTTAAGGATTTTAATATCTCCATATACTTTGTTGCATACTTTTCATAATCTCCATCAGGTCTCAAGTGATGGTGCATAAAATGATTTGAAAATGCCATATGAGAAATGACAGTTCCCCAAGTGTCTGGAACGTACGTATACTCAAGCCAATCCACTTGATATATTTTATTGTTCAGATTCTGAACATTTCGATCCAACCCGTATACAACTATGTCATTTTTCCTTAAAAAGTGAACAAGGTTTGCCTGTTGTCCACATCCAATATCTAAAACAGGCTGTTTAACCTTTGACAAATAGATACCTAATAATCTCATTTGAAACTCAGAAGTATATTCAGCACATTTTATTTCAAGTACATCCGGGCTTTCCCTATACTTTTTAAATATCTCTTTACCGTTTGAATCTAATAAAAAGCTCTGTAGATTTTTATAATGGGAACGAAACAACTGATCAATTTCTTCTTCAGATACTTCCTTTTGATTACAAATTTCATATACCTGTTGAAGCAGAGCTTCATAGACTTTTTGAAGTTGAAGATAATCCTTTTGGGAAAAATTTAAATATTGATTCACCTCAACGAATAAACGAATCGTTTTATCTGAAATGTATTTTGCCAGTTTTTGAGTTGTGTCATTTAAATGTGCAGTTTCTATAAAATTGGCGATATCTTTGGATTTTTGTTTGAATAAAGCACTAGTTTCTTTGGAAGAATTTAAAACGAATCGTCCATTTGTCAACTCATAAAAAAGACTTTTATTTCGATTGTGGAATAACTGTTGTTCGATTAAATTTTGAAAATCTGATATGGTAAACATTTTCTCTCTCCTATCCAAAGCCACATTATTCATTGAACTTCTATCATGGTAAATTTGTTAACCGTATATTTAGTTTGAATAGATCAAGAAGACCTTTGTTTAATTTTCAGAATCTTGTTCATAAAGGTATTCCCTCATACTTATAATTTCTTTTTATTTTTTCACCGCATGAACATAGTGAATTGTCTCAAAGGCCGATAGGTAATCTTTTCGGTTTTCAAAGTATAGATTTTGAATTTTTGAAGGTGATAAATGTTCATAGATGAGCAAACCAGATTTTTCTAATATTCCCTTGATTTCAGAGTATGGAAAACACGATTTCATTGGCTCTCCACCTACCGCAGCCATTTTCACCATGTTTTCTACTCTATTAGAAAATCCTTTCTCCTCAAAAAGTTTTTCATCGGCATAGTCGAAAACAATCGAGCTCCCAGATGGGACTTCAGCGAATAATTTCTCAATCAAGCTTGATAGTTCATCTTTCGTTAAATAATAAGATACACCCAGTAAACTAATAAATGTTTTTTCATAGCTAAAGCCCTTCCCAAAAAGTTTTTCGTACGAAAATATTTTCGTGAAATCCATCGGAATAAAATGAAGATTCTTCGGTATTTTTAAATCAACTTCAACCAATCTTTGTACTTTAAATTCCTGTGTAAATGGATGATCAATTTCAAATATTTCAAGAGTGTTTTCCAATTCAGGGTGTCGTAAACAAAAAGTATCTAAGCCTGCCCCGAGTATGACATATTGCTTTACCCCAAATTTAATTTCATTTTGTAATACATTTTCGCAATACGCAGCACGTGCTAAAGGTGTCGGTGATAACTGAACTTGTGTAATCCATTTTAAAATTTCCTCCGGATTACCTTTATATTTTTTCGCAATTTCTTTGTTAAAGAACTGAATGCCTTGAACCATATTCTTTTTAATGTCATGATATTCTTTTTGTGAAATTAAGTCTTTAGCTATAAAATCATCAAAAATTTTTGGTGTATCGAATTGACTATGGTAAGCTCTACCAAAAGCTGATATTAATGAAGTTAAACTTGATTCATTTTGTTTCATGTAATAATCACCTCCATTAAAATAGTGATAAAACAAGACAATCTTCCATCTAAATTAATAAAAGCTAATTTCTTCATAATCAATTTCATAAACATATTGCTGAATAACTGATTTTCTACTTGGATGAATTTTGTTTATAAATTTAATAAATTGATCCTGCCATTCACTTTCAATCTCCCTTTTTCTAATATTAGGTGAAGAAAGGTATATAGAATTATTTCTTAATTCTTCATAGAACACTATTTTTGTCAAGATAGCTAGTTCTACATCACCAAAAGTCTTAAAAAGTTCTTCATATTCATCGTTCAATAAACAATCGGTATTAAGTATATCGATATAATCATGAAGGGAATGAAAATTTGTCCGAATTATATCAATCTTATCCACTGACTTTTCACAATTCATGATTTTCTCAATTAATAACCGAAATCGATGATCGCTCATTCTATCGGATGCGTTAAAGGTGGTTAAAGGAGGAGTTTTCAATTCTTGTTCTAAGATAACCACTGTTTGCAGACGGTTATGCTTAACAACACTTTTTAACCTCTTTGCCAAATTTATTCCACATTGTTTTATATAATATGACATTAGAGAATCACTAATATTAAAATGATGGAGTAATTTTTCTACAGCTTCTAAAATAATCAATTGTATTTGACTATCACTCATATTACTAAATAGATTCTTTATCTCTTTATATTGTTGTACCGAGATTCTTATTCTACTAGGTAATTCTCCTGATAAAACAGAAAAAACTGCATTATTTAACACTAACTCAAATATATTAAATAACTCAATTCGGTAGTCAAACCCACACATTCTCCCATAATTAACTAAAAGATCTCGAAGATCATCTTGGTTAAACATTTGGCAAAATTCTGTTTCAATTTTTAAATAGGTTAAATATTGTTT comes from Bacillus andreraoultii and encodes:
- a CDS encoding class I SAM-dependent methyltransferase — translated: MKQNESSLTSLISAFGRAYHSQFDTPKIFDDFIAKDLISQKEYHDIKKNMVQGIQFFNKEIAKKYKGNPEEILKWITQVQLSPTPLARAAYCENVLQNEIKFGVKQYVILGAGLDTFCLRHPELENTLEIFEIDHPFTQEFKVQRLVEVDLKIPKNLHFIPMDFTKIFSYEKLFGKGFSYEKTFISLLGVSYYLTKDELSSLIEKLFAEVPSGSSIVFDYADEKLFEEKGFSNRVENMVKMAAVGGEPMKSCFPYSEIKGILEKSGLLIYEHLSPSKIQNLYFENRKDYLSAFETIHYVHAVKK
- a CDS encoding DUF2268 domain-containing protein, whose amino-acid sequence is MKIIIEDTIEQYEKLFSMEEDKENFYRYSMMKPFEKMWNMINVPLKAKQPNGYDVIMATNMLGYLNVSDTQIGRQALESLKEIQALQTAHSTLNHCINFIEKNNININADELRFGMYIADPKKLELQKGYCGFGGIPGFIQVSIYPNSYNIPRIPAVIAHEFHHNIRFSYFDWDHGDVTVGDYLIIEGLAESFAKELYGEDLLGPWVTSFDKEDLEYSKEVIKDALDIKGFAEVSSYMFGDTIAKEQGYQPVGLSPFAGYAVGYQAVQSFMETNNVGIVEATLLGTDEILSNCGLFSK
- a CDS encoding ArsR family transcriptional regulator; this encodes MKNNLIIDDFNQLKALSDPLRAEMMMHLVMRAYTGQQLSEILSIARGKIHYHLKELEKNGLVQIVKTEEKNGIVQKFYQAVAADFQISEKLLPRKKEIRDTTKQLMYGILERAKQEIREAPAESFETREPNEKPLERRFISSTWELEATEEQFTQWKIKYYALLKELHHMGLQSKGKKNKYYITTVGFQTDEKE
- a CDS encoding transposase family protein, yielding MTINMLNLPSFKILDMKESEYDYRFLVETTLPSPSYCPKCGTVANLYKHGKKEQLFFDLPMHAKRVGIFVKNVMGMGIHSLNVSQILMKGVLLPIG
- a CDS encoding GAP family protein translates to MSFEFLIPIGILALVDTLSPTTLSVTVYMLLMEEERLIRRLFAYLLTVGIFYFTVGIFLMMGVGSIFHKFPSFDESVILSQFMFYLGLGLFIGSFFVPAKSTPKTYKPKSKSMLAMVMLGLMTGLIEVGTALPYFAAIGIMTTVKLNPFQWIPILAGYNFIMVLPPLILIGIHLLFKQWLREPLMKIKLRLEKNQGATLSWIMAIVGLIILINS
- a CDS encoding DUF4097 family beta strand repeat-containing protein, with translation MILLTGCNFNQEEVVHSIDLDGIDTIYIDHGSENVHLISVEQSNLEVLHSNKNIDVSEKANEVSISMEKRIFNIGPKINLNNQLIVKISKDFTGKVIINGTSGNVTSEDLETTNIEVNEKSGNVTLDFKDFHSDVNITTSSGNVVVSLNTIQPDIELQTKTASGLQTITVPIDIEKQNDKSIEGKANEGIYFIGIKTASGNISIR
- a CDS encoding DUF6179 domain-containing protein — encoded protein: MGLEKQHNDLLLVKQKKINNIQLLRNQYTISLLNVGLREGLLNSQEVYEVQIQLMQILKESIRRYTREESSSISSDVAEEILTSILYAVDAFLFQLGDPENAINFVKKNNMEITYEQGVKIVKDCLEETRALFKEIRNNKLDVAVDSYNITIDESIPLFLKKYEVVFDAHNTMASIDYPLAIDDMTIQGVYYLKQYLTYLKIETEFCQMFNQDDLRDLLVNYGRMCGFDYRIELFNIFELVLNNAVFSVLSGELPSRIRISVQQYKEIKNLFSNMSDSQIQLIILEAVEKLLHHFNISDSLMSYYIKQCGINLAKRLKSVVKHNRLQTVVILEQELKTPPLTTFNASDRMSDHRFRLLIEKIMNCEKSVDKIDIIRTNFHSLHDYIDILNTDCLLNDEYEELFKTFGDVELAILTKIVFYEELRNNSIYLSSPNIRKREIESEWQDQFIKFINKIHPSRKSVIQQYVYEIDYEEISFY
- a CDS encoding class I SAM-dependent methyltransferase; translated protein: MFTISDFQNLIEQQLFHNRNKSLFYELTNGRFVLNSSKETSALFKQKSKDIANFIETAHLNDTTQKLAKYISDKTIRLFVEVNQYLNFSQKDYLQLQKVYEALLQQVYEICNQKEVSEEEIDQLFRSHYKNLQSFLLDSNGKEIFKKYRESPDVLEIKCAEYTSEFQMRLLGIYLSKVKQPVLDIGCGQQANLVHFLRKNDIVVYGLDRNVQNLNNKIYQVDWLEYTYVPDTWGTVISHMAFSNHFMHHHLRPDGDYEKYATKYMEILKSLKIGGSFIYAPGLSFMEEILISTFDSYTVETGEYSTMVTRIN
- a CDS encoding MerR family transcriptional regulator, giving the protein MISIKELTKQTGVSVRTMRYYDEINLLPPAGKTEGGHRLYSEKEIKKLQEIQFLKSLGFRLIEIKEMLSDKNWDWEIGLKNQLNYILQEKQRIIQIEKTLKGLLNTLKIENSVDLTYINKLIQLYQSKNEQQNIFRDKYFHQGERKLLNKLPKMDSDDPHSLEWISYLVDLKKFKHKGANSPEIQQIIHCMYEKAIDTFGENDDFFNKLWEIRKSPEKSTKMGFYPIEQDILNLIEEAWDFYENKRH